The nucleotide sequence GAAGACGCCGCTGGTGCGCGAGGAACTGGCGTCGGGCGAGGCCAGCGCGGTGCGCAGATGCACCGGCGAGTTCGCCTGCCCGTTCCAGCGCATCGAGCACCTTCGGCTGTTCGTGTCGCGCCGCGCCTTCGACATCGAGGGATTGGGGGAAAAGCAGATCGCGTTCTTTTTCGAGGATGCCGATTTGCCGGTGAAGGAGCCGGCCGCCATCTTCACCCTGGCGCGGCGCGATGCGGCGAACTTCAAGAAGCTGAAGGACAAGGACGGCTTCGGCACCACCTCGGTGAAGAACCTGTTCGCTGCCATCGAGGCGCGGCGCACGGTGGCGCTGGAGCGCTTCCTCTACGCCCTCGGCATTCGTCATGTCGGTGAGACCACCGCGCGCCAGCTCGCCCGCGCCTATGGCTCCTGGACCGCGTTCTGCGCCGCCGCCGAGAAGATCGCGGCGGGGGATGAGGCGGCGCGGGCGGAGATGGATGCCATCGACCAGATCGGCGATGCGGTGGTGGGCGCGGTCGCGGCGTTCTTCGCCGAGCCGCACAACCTCGGCATCGTCGAGAACCTGGTGGCGGAAGTCACCATCCTTGATGCCGAGCAGCCTCGCTCCGAAAGCCCGGTGGCCGGTAAGACCGTCGTCTTCACCGGCACGCTGGAAAAGATGACGCGGGATGAGGCCAAGGCGATGGCCGAGCGCCTGGGCGCCAAGGTGGCGGGCTCGGTGTCGGCCAAGACCTCCTACGTTGTTGCCGGCCCCGGCGCCGGCTCCAAGCTCGACAAGGCGAAAGGCCTCGGCGTCGTAGTGCTGACCGAGGACGAGTGGTTCGAGCTGATCGGCGAGACGCGCTGATTTCCGTCAGCTGTTTGGTGAGCCCGGCTCATCCAATGGAGCGGCCGAACACCGCGTCGCCAAGGATGATGTCGGGTTACATCAGTGGCCCTGATGAGCGACCATTCTCGGCCTCATGCTGAGGAGGCTGCGAAGCAGCCGTCTCGAAGCATGGGCCGGGCAGGCCGAACCTCAGGACGCGTATCAGGCGATGTGGCCGTGGCGGATGGCCTCGGCCACCGCCTGGGTGCGCGAGCCGGCGCCCAGCTTGCGCATCGCGGCGTTGAGGTGGGCGATCGCGGTGAATTCGCTGATCAACAGCCGGTCGCCGATCTGGCGGGAGGTGAAGCCTTCCGAGCACCACGCCAGGCACTCGCGCTCGCGCGGGGTCAGCGGACCCGGCTCGCTCGCGGTCGGCAGCCCGGCGGCGGCGGCGTGCAGCGCCGGGGCGACCAGCTCGATCACCGCCGATTCCGTCGGCGAGAACGCCTCGTGGCGGTAGATCACCACGGCGCCGACCGGCCGGCCGAAATGGCGGATCGGCACGCCGACGAAATGACGCCCGGCGCCTTCCTTCACGGTTTGCAGCCGGCGGGCGGCGATGAGGTCGGGCGTCGCATCCGCCAGCACGGTGTCGGAAAACAAGCCGGGCGACCGCCGCATCACCAGCACGGTGGGGTCGGTCTCGAACCAGCGAGCGCCGAGATAGTCGTGCAGCAGCCCCTCGGGCCAGGTGCTGGCGAGCACCGTGCCGGTGCCGATGCCCCGTCCGGGCTGCGGCAGGCCGGCCATCGAATAGCGCTCGAACGGCGCCATCCGGTGCAGCGCCGCGAGGTGGGCCGACAACAGCCTCCCACCCTCGCTGCCCGCTTGTGGGGCGGCGAGGATGGCGGCAACCTTCTCGGCAACGACGCCGCACGCCTGCATAATTACGGATGATATTTGATTGGCGGCGTTTTGCAACCTTTCGGCGAAACGCGGGCGTCGCCCACGAGGCGCCGCCGGCGTCCCGCCGTCAGCGGAACACCACGGTCTTGGTCCCGTTGGGCAGCACGCGGTGCTGGGTGTGCCAGCGCACCGCGCGCGACAGCACCCGGGTCTCGATGTCGCGGCCGATGGTGATCAGCTCGTCCACCGTCAGGGTGTGGTCGACCCGCTCGACGTCCTGCTCGATGATCGGGCCCTCGTCGAGGTCCTTGGTGACGTAGTGGGCAGTGGCGCCGATCAGCTTCACGCCGCGGGTGTGGGCCTGATGGTAGGGCATGGCGCCCTTGAAGCTCGGTAGAAACGAGTGGTGGATGTTGATGGCGCGCCACGCCAGCGCTTCGCACAGCTTGGGCGACAGGATCTGCATGTAGCGGGCGAGCACGATCAGGTCGATCTTGAGGTCGTCGACCAGCTTGATGATCTTGTCCTCTTGCTGGGCGCGGGTCTCGTTGGTCACCGGCAGATGGTAGAACGGAATGCGGTGCCAGCCGCTCATCTGCTCAAGGTCGCGGTGGTTGGAGATGATCGCCGGAATCTCGATCCGCAGGCTGCCGCTGAGGTAGAGATACAGCATATTGTTGAGGCAGTGGCCCTGCTTGGAGACCAGCAGCAGCACGCGGTCCTTGCGGCGCTCGTCGTGAAAGCCCCACTTCATCGAGAACTTGCTGGCGATCGGCGCGAACTTCGGGGTCAGATCGGCGAACGACAGCCCCGGCGGCAGCAGGAACGCCGTGCGCATGAAGAACTGGCCGGTCTCGATGTCACCGAAGTGCGACGACGAGGTGATGAAGCACTCGTGATGGGTCAGAAATCCGCTGACCTCCGCCACCACGCCGATGCGGTCGGGACAGGAGATCGTCAGCGTGAACTGCGGTTGCGCCGGCTCGGAAGAAGCCTGCACGATCTGGGACTGCGGGAGCGGTAACTGCATAATCGCGTGTCCGTACTCGAAGCCGCCGGGTTAGCGGGCGGGATCGATGCAACGGAACCCCGGGGGTCGGGCTCTGCCGCGTCGAGGGATGGAGTCGCGTATCATCGACGAGCAGAACGCGCCTGGGGCCGACCTCGGCGCGGCAATGCCCGCGGCCACGGATTAGCACTCTCCGCGGCCGCTGGCACCCGGATTTCGCCCGGCATACGCATCATGACCGAGACCATGATGTCGCGCCGGCGGTATTTGCGGCGAAACGCCGGGGGCCTGCGTGCCGTTTTTTGGCAGGGCGGAGACCGGGGTCAGGTCAGCGTGCCCGTGGTGTCACCGATGGCCTCGGGCGAGCCGGGCGCTGCGGTGACGGGACGCGGACGCGGCGGGGCGCCAAAGCCCGGACGTGCTCCGAAGCCCGGCCGACCGCCACGAGCGTCACGCGCCGGGCGCTTGGGCGCCGGCAGCAGACCTTCGCGCTGGGCCTGCTTGCGAGCGGCCTTGCGCATGCGACGAACGGCCTCGGCCTTTTCGCGGGTCTTGCGCTCGGAGGGCTTCTCGTAGGCCCGCCGCTGCTTCATCTCGCGGAAGACGCCTTCCCGCTGCATCTTTTTCTTGAGGACTTTGAGGGCTTGTTCGACATTGTTGTCGCGGACGAAAACCTGCAAACGATGTTCCGATCTTTGGGTTGTGCTGCGCGGCCAGCCGGGTACGACGGCGGCAGCCTGGGAAATGCGGTTGCTTATCACGTCCGGCGGGCAACGCTGCGAGAAAACGCGGCCTGCCGCCGAAAATTCGCCATTCTACCTACTCCAGGGTGTTCCTCTGCGAGGAAACCCTTGTGGCTCGGGCCGCCAGCGCCTATATCCCCGCCGGTATCGAACTTTGGCCGGACGATCGGGCCGTTCCGCCCAGGCTTAGCCGGGCGCACGTTCTCAAGTCTTTCCAAACATCGACGAACCTGGAGTTGCGGAACGCGCGCTGTTCTGCGATCACGTGCACCTGACTGGCGGAGGAGACACCACATGATTACCGGCACCGTGAAATTCTACAACGACCAAAAGGGCTATGGCTTCATCCGTCCCGACGACGGCAGCAAGGACGTGTTCGTCCACGCCACTGCGCTCGAGCGTGCCGGCATCCGCGGCCTCGCCGAGGGCCAGAAGGTGACCTTCGACACCGCCGAGGACCGTCGCACCGGCAAGGTCGCGGTCAACAACATCCAGCCGGCGTGATCGCCGGCGGCCCGGCATGCCTTGAGGGTCGGGCCGCGGCTGTTGCGCGACGGATCTGACGCAAGGGAACTTGCGTAACGGATTTTCCGCGGAGGCCTGCCCTGACCCAGGGCGGCGCTGAGTGCGCGCGGAGAAACTCCACAGTCGACTCACAACGGCCGCGCCCGGTTACCGGGCGCGGCCGTTGCCGTTTCGACCGGGCGATTGACGGCGCCGGCCCGGCCGGGTTAGCTGGCGGCATAGTTCCAGCATCCCGGAACACGGTGAAAATCCGTGGCGGACCCGCCGCTGTAATCGGGGACGCCGCTTCGACGGCGAGAGCCAGCCACTGACGGGGACCACCCGGTCGGGAAGGCGCGAGGCGGCGGTCGATCCGAGAGCCAGAAGACCTGCTGGAACGTCAGATCGGGCGAAATCCGATGGCAAAGGGTTTCGGCAGTCCCGCGTGCGCTTGCGCGCGGCCGCTGCCGAACGCCCGGTCGCCAACATGGAGCCCGAGGAATGGACCACACCGCCACTGCCACCACCCGCCCCGCCGCCGCTCAGCCGGCGCCGCGCCCCGCCGTCATCGCCATCCGCAAGAGTTGCGACAGCGAGGGCACCGGCCTGTCGCACTTCGTGCTGATGGACAAAGAGGCTTTGAAATGAACGCGCCGTTCGATCCGACGGCGCTCGGGACGGCCCCCTCGCGGGGCCGTTTCGTCAACAGCGGCATGGGGCCTCAGCTTCAGCCCTACGACATCGGCCACCCCACCCATATCGCGCTGATCTCGCCCGACACCGCGTTCTGGGCGCTGATCGCCAAGGACCAGCTCGCCGACACCCTGGCCGGCGGCGCGCTGCTCGAAGGCTATCGCGCCAGCGCCGACGCCTTCGGCCGCGAGATGGCGGCGCTCAGGTTCGGGCTCAAGCCCTCGGCGGTCTATGTCAACGCCACCGAGCGCTGCAACCTCAACTGCACCTATTGCTACATCCCGGCCGAGATGCGGCGGGACGGCACCGACATGGATGCGCCGACCCTGCTCGACGCACTGTCGCGGCTCGAGCGCTATTTCCGCCGCCACATGCCGGAGGGGCGCAAACCGCAGATCATCTTCCACGGCGCCGAGCCGATGATCGCGCGGGACGCCATCTTCCAGGGCATCGACGCCTTCAAGGACCGCTTCCGCTTCGGGGTGCAGACCAACGCCACGTTGCTCGACGACAAGGCTATCGCCTTCCTTACCAGCCGCGGCGTCGGCATCGGCCTGTCGCTCGACGCCCCGGTCGCGGCGATCGCCGACCGCACCCGCGCGAACTGGAGCGGCGCCGGGGTCTATAACAAGGTGGTCGAGGCGATCGAACGGCTGAAGGGCTATCCGGCCTTCAACGTCATCTGCACCATGAGTTCGCAGAACCTGGACCAGCTCGATGCCATGGTCGAGTTCCTGCACGCCCGCGAGGTGCCGGCATGCATGCTCAACGTCATCCGCTGCACGCTGCCCGGCGCGCGCACGGTGCGGCCCGACGATGCGCCGCTGGCCGAGGCGTTCATCGCCGCGCTGGAGCGCAGCCACGCGCTCTATCGCCAAACCGGCCGCAAGCTGGTGGTGGCGAACTTCGCCAACATCCTGATCGGCATCCTGGCGCCGACCGCGCGGCGGCTGATGTGCGACATCTCGCCGTGCGGCGGCGGGCGGGCGTTCTTCGCGTTGGTGCCGAACGGCGATCTGTTCCCGTGCAGCGAGTTCATCGGCCTGCCTGAGTTCAAGGGCGGCAACCTGTTTGCCGACGACATCGACGAGGTGCTGGCGCAGCCGGCCTTCACCAAGGTCTCCGGCCGCAAGGTCGAGGACATCGCGCCGTGCCGGGGCTGTGCCATCCGCCATTTCTGCGGCTCGCCGTGCCCGGCCGAGGCGCACGAGATGAACGGCGGCATGGATCGCACCGGCGCCTATTGCGAGTTCTACGAGGAGCAGACGCGCTACGCCTTCCGGCTGATCGCCGAGGGCCGCCACGCCGACTTCCTGTGGGACGGCTGGGACGACGGCACCGAGACGGTGTTCGACGCAGCTCGGCTGGGCTGTTGACGTCCGCCGCATCATCCCGGCCGAAGCGCAGCTTCGTGCCGGGATCGGGTGCGGCAGGGAAACGATACTGAAAACGGTCCCGGCTCGGCGCTTCGCGCCGTCCGGGATGGACGAAATCGAACGGCTGCCTGAATTGGATTGAAGGCCCCGGTGTTTTGAGCCGAGTCGCTTTGCCAGCGCGGCGTTCGGGTCTATCGCAGGGCCGATGTCCATTTGGCGGATAATTGCTGGATGATCGGCCGCGTTGTTCTCAGCCTTCTCGGCATCCTGCTGCTCGTTTGGGGCCTCGGCACGCCGCTGGTGGCGATGTTCGGCGCCGAGGCTGAGGGCCGCGTCACCCACGTCCGCCGCCAGGGCGGCGAGCGCGGCGAGGCGGTGCCCAACCGCTACACCTACGCCATCGCCTATGAGTTCCGCTTGCCGGACGGTACCACCGCCGAGGGCGTCACCCAGCGCGTGGGCGATGCGTTTTCGCCCCGCCTTTCCGAAGATGGCCGCCCGCTCAAGGTGCGCTACCTGCGGCATTTTCCGCGCATCAGCACGCTGGGCTGGCGGTGGGAGAACGCGATCGAGAACCTGATCGTTGGCGCAGTGGGAGGCCTCCTGATCGTGCTGCCGTGGCGCAGGCGAAAGGTGGCCGCAACGCGGGCGTGCCGTCAGGCGTGACGGGGCGTTGCTGCTTTGAAGCGTCTTCGAGCTTCGTCATCCCGGCCGAGCGCAGCGAGAGCCGGGATCGGGTGCGGAAGGGGCGCGATACTGAAAACGATCCCGGCCAAGCGCCGGATGCGGGGCATCCGGCGCCCGGCCGGGACGATGACCTCGTCCGCTGCAATCCGTCCCAGCGCCGCGGCTTCAGACTCGGCGCGCTGCGCTCAGCTCATCAGCCGCGGCATCGCCGGCTCCGCGGGGCCGGCGATCTCGGCGCGGATGTCGATGATGGCGTTCTTCCCGTCGACCCGCACCACGGTCGGGCAATGGCCGCGAGCCTCCTCGGCGGTCATGTCGGCGAAGGTGGCGAGGATGACGAGGTCGCCCGGCTGGTTGCCGTGCGCCGCCGCGCCGTTGATGCAGATGACGCCGGAGCCGCGCGGCCCGTCGATGGCGTAGGTGACGAGGCGGGTGCCGCGCGTCACGTTCCACACGTGCAGTTCCTGGTTCGGCAGCATGCGCGCGGCGTCCATCAGGTCGGCGTCGATGGTGCAGCTGCCCTCGTAATGAAGGTCGGCGTGGGTGATGGTGGCGCGATGGATCTTCGACCAGAACATCCGCAGGTGCATGGGGGCGCCCTTCAATCTATCTTTCGCCGTGCCGCTTACCACGCCAGCGGCGTGCCGTCATAGTTGAAGAAGCTGCCGGTCTGCGCCAAGGTCAAGGCGTCGATGGTGGCGATCAGGTTGCGGGCCGACTCGGCCACCGCCAGCGGCGCCTGCGGCCCGCCCATGTCGGTCTTGACCCAGCCCGGATGCACCGCGGCCACCGCGATGCCGGCGTCCTTCAGCTCCAGCGCCAGCGCCTGCATCACCTTGTTCAGCGCGGTCTTGGAGGTGCAATAGGCGACGTCGCCCGGCATCGGCCGCGCCAACTGCCCCATGATGCTCGAGATCATGACGATGCGCGGCTTGATGCCGGCCTCAAGGTTGGACACCAGCGCCTGCGACACCCGCAGCGGGGCCAGGGTGTTGACCGCCAGCGTCCGGGCGAACCCTTCGAAGTCCATGTCGAGCGCGCCCTGGCGCTCGGGGCCGTGGATGCCGGCATTGTTGATCAGCACGTCGAGCGGCTGACCGGCGATGGCATCGGCCAGCGCATCGACGGAGGCCTGATCGGTGACATCCAGGCGGTGAAGGGTAACCTGGCCGGGGTGTTTGCCGGCCAGCACGGCGAGAGGGTCGACGTCCGGGTTGCGGGCGCAGACGAACACGCGCTCGCCGCGCAGCACCAGCTGCTCGACGATGCCAAGGCCGATGCCGCGATTGGCGCCGGTGATCAGATAACTGGCCATGGGAGCCTCCTTACGCTCAGCATATGGGGCGGGTGGCGGCCGCAAGCCAGGCCGCGGTCTGCGCATCGACCAGCGGGCCGATCTCGGCGGCGACGCGGCCGTGGTAGGCGTCGAGCCAGGCGATTTCCTCCGGCGTCAGCAGGGCGGGCTCGACCAGCTGGCGGTCGATCGGCGCCAGCGTCAGCGCCTCGAAGCCGAGCAGCGGCCGCTCGCCGCCCGCGGGGGTCGGCACCTCGCGCACCAGCTCCAGGTTTTCGATGCGGATGCCGTAGGCGCCGGCACGGTAATAGCCCGGCTCGTTGGAGAGGATCATGCCCGGCTCGAGCGCGGTGTGGCCGAGGCGGGAGATGCGCGCCGGGCCCTCGTGGACCGAGAGGTAGCTGCCGACGCCGTGGCCGGTGCCGTGGTCGAAGTCGAGCCCGGCCGCCCACAGCGCCCGCCGTGCGAACGGGTCGAGCTGGGCGCCGGTGGTGCCGGCCGGAAACACCGCGGTGGCGATGGCGATGTGGCCCTTCAGCACCAAGGTGAAGTGGCGGCGCATGGCGGCGGTCGGCGCACCGATGGCGATGGTGCGGGTGATGTCGGTGGTGCCGTCCTGATATTGGCCGCCGGAATCGACCAGCAGGATGCCGGGCTCGACCCGACGGTTGGTCGCGGTGGTGACGCGGTAGTGCGGCAGCGCCGCGTTCGGCCCGGCGCCGGCGATGGTGGGGAAGGAGATGTCGCGCAGGAGCCCGCTGTCGCGCCGGAAGCTCTCCAGCGCCTCGGCCACCGCGACCTCGGTGAGTTGGCCGGCCGGCGCCTCGCGATCGAGCCAGGCCAGGAAGCGGACGATGGCGGCGCCGTCGCGGCGGTGGGCGGCCTTGCTGCCGGCGATCTCGACCGCGTTCTTGACCGCCTTCAGCCGGGCGATCGGGTCGGCCCCGACGTCGGCGATGCCGCCGGCGCGCTCGACCACGCCGGCAAGCCGGTCGGGGGCGCTGTCGCGATCGAGCCGCACGGTGGCGCCGGTGGCCGCCAGGATCGAAAGCTGGGTCTCCAGCTCCGCCGGCTCGGCGAGGCTTGCCACCTCCGCCAGCGCGGCGCGAACGTCGCCGGCGAGCTTGCGATGGTCAAGGAACAGCTGCAGCTCGCCCTCGCACGGGATCATCGCCCAGCCCAGCGGCAGCGGGGTGTGGGCGACGTCGCCGCCGCGGATGTTGAACACCCAGGCCAGGGCGTGCGGGTCGGTCACCAGCAGGCAGTCGGCCCGGGCCTCGGCCAGGGCGGCGCGGACGCGGTCGAGCTTGGCGCTCGCGGCTTCGCCGGCAAATTCGAGCGGGTGGAGCACGACCGGCGCGCAGGGCGACGCCGGCCGGTCGGTCCACACCCGGTCGATCGGGTTCGGCTCGACCGCGACCAGGCTGCCGCCGGCGGCCTTGGCGGCGGCGGCGAGCTTGCGCGCCTGCTCGCGGGTGTGCAGCCAGGGATCATAGCCGAGCCTGCCGCCGGCGAGGTTGGCGGCGATCCAGGCATCCGGCGTGCGGTCGACGATATTGATGGGCTCGAACCGCGCGGTATCGACCTCCAGGCCGACCTGGAGGGTGTAGCGGCCGTCGACGAAGATCGCGGCGCGCTCCCGCAGCACAACCACGGTGCCGGCCGAGCCGGAAAAGCCGGTCAGCCACCGCAGCCGCTCCTCGGCGGGCGGGACGTATTCGTTCTGGTAGGCGTCGGCGCGCGGCACCACGAAACCGTCAAGCCCGAGCCGGGCGAGTTCGGCGCGCAGCAGCTCAAGGCGCGGACCGCCCAATGCAGGGTCGGGGATGGCACTGAAGGATTGGAATCTGGCTTCAAACATGGTGCGTCAACGTAGAGGCAAGGCGGGCTTTGGTGCAATCGGCCGAAGTTGCACGCCGCCGTGATCGGGCGAGGGGACGCCGGCGACAGTTCCCGGCGTCGCATTTCGTCGTCGATAGCGTCACCTTGACCGGATAGGGTTCTGGCGTCGCGGTTGCCGACACATGCGCAGCGGCAACGCCCGCGGTTCGCGGGGGGGCGCGGCAGGCGGATGCGACATGCCGTGATCCGGTTTCCGGGATCACGAAGCGATCATCCGGAAACAACCGCGCCGAAAAATCTTGAGCTGAAAGGGATTTTTCGGCAACCGGACAACGAAGCTCCGGCCTGATCGGCCACATTTCGTATGATCCATGGGCCATGACAGACACCGCCATCGAAGCCATCGGATTTGCCGCCGCCGCCGCCACCACGCTGTGCTGGCTGCCGCAGGCGATCCGGCTGATCCGTACCCGCAACACGCAGGCGATCTCGCTGGCGAGCTACGGCTTCTTTTCGGCCGGGGTGGCGCTGTGGCTGGTCTACGGCCTGTTCCTCGGCAACGCCCCGATGATCGCCGCCAATGTCGTCACGCTGGCGCTGACGCTGACAATCGTGGCGATGAAGCTGCGCTATGGCTGACTGCGGCGGGGCGGATCCGGAGGGACGGGAGGGGTCCGGTCCGTCTGCTTTGAGGGAGCCCGTTCTGCCGCCCGCTCGGCTGCTGTCGTGGCCGCTTGCCGGTCGGCGGCACCGGGCGATGCCGAGTTTGCCGACCTTTTCGTTGGTCAGGCCGGTCCGTTCAAGCCCGCCAAAAACAAAAAGCCCCGCCAGGGCGGGGCTCTAAAAGGGAGAGGCACGCCTCAGCCGACGCGGAGGTTCTCCGCCGCAGTCTTGCCGCGGTTGGTCACCAGATCAAAGGTGACAGTCTGACCCTCGTTCAGGGTCGTCAGCCCGGCCCGCTCGACCGCGCTGATGTGGACGAACACGTCCTTTCCGCCGGTGGCCGGCTGAATGAACCCGTAACCTTTGGTCGGGTTGAACCACTTGACGGTGCCCTTTTGCATCGTCGGTCTCCGAAGTGAGTGAAGTCTCGACACCGCGCGTGGTCGTTCTCCACGCTCGCCGCCACACCCGGTGATTTTGGGGGTCCGAGAGACGTCAAAGGCCGTTCGGCGAAAGACGAGGCCGGAACGGCCAAAATCCGTATGCAACAAAATCGTGCTTCATTCCTGCGAGGAAAACAAGGCTCTTGTTGAACTCCCGCCGATTGATGCGGTTCGCAGCTACCGTCATCCGGCCGGCGGTCGGGGCCGCCCGGCCGGCTTCGAGGCCTCACTGCCCGGCCCCATAAGGCCACGCTCGAGGCTTCCGCCTCAGTTCATCAGCTTGCGGAACAGGCTGGTCCGCACGCTTCCGGTCGGGGCCGGGTCGGGCGACAGCGTCACCGTGGCCGCCACCGCCGGCGCCATCATGGCTGTGGCGGGCGCCTCGGTTGCGGCCGGCTCGTCGACCTCGGTGCCGTCCGCCGCATCCGCTGTGTCGTTGCGGGCGTAGCGCACGGTGCAATGGTTCTCGAAGAACTGTGCGGCCACGGCGGCGATGTCGTCGGAATAGCCGCGGTCGTGCGGCGACCACTTGCGGGTCAGGTCGGTGAAGGTGATCGGGCGGCGCAGGCGGTGCGCCCAGTTGGGGATTTCGCCCCAGCCCTGCACCAGCCGGGTGCGGTTGGCGACCGGTTGGTCGACGTCCTCACCGGCATACATCGAGACATGCTGGAGGTGGGCGAGCACGCCGGTCGAGACGTCGGCGAAGGCCTCGCCGCTTTGGCCGCGGCCGGTGGCGCCGATGCCGGCGAAGTTGTTCTGACCCGGCGACACCAGGCCCGGGCGGCCGTTGGCCTGGAAGAACCGCAGCCAGTTGGTCTCCACCACCATCTGGAAGAAGGCATAATCCCAGCGCAGGCCGAGCGCGCGGCCGTGCTGGGCGTAATGCTGCGCGATGGTCTGAAGGCGCGGGTCGAGGTCGTGGTGGCGCGTCTTCAGGAATCGGGTCAGCTGGGCCGGGGTGACGCAGGCGGGCACCTGGTTGCCGGGTCCGGCCTTGATGGCGGGGAGCTGCGCCGCGGCGAGCGGCGCGGGGCCGACAGTGGCGCCGCACAGGACGACGGCGACGATGGCGGCGACCTCGCGAAGACGGCTGTGGTCGCGACGGATGGTCATGCGGGTCCCGGGATTCAAATCACCAGACTCCGCTTATCCTCCGTCAAGGTTAACGAACAATTTACGATTGCGGTAAGGGGACGCTTCGCGGTCCCGGCCGCCACAACGGCCCGCGCACCGGCGTTGTGCCGGCGCTCGCTCGAATTCGTCATCTGATCGCCCCTCTCGACAGGTGCGACCCGGTCGGTCACCGCGTGACGCCGGGTCGGGGCGCACCGGAAATCCTCATTTGGCGGGATTTCGCGGCGGCCGAACTGCGCGTCCCTCCGGCATGCTCGGCCGAAGGTCGTGCCACTGTGCGGGAGACGGTGTCCGTCGTTGCGGAGCGGGCGAACCTCGCCGCTCCGACCAAGGACATCGGAGCGGGTTCGTCGAACTGGCGTTTCGTGCGTCCGCCCGCAAACCGGTTGCGGATGCGCTGTTACCCCAGCCGTGCCTCTAGCGTCTCCCACAAGGGATTTGAGGCGGTGAAGACGTACTCGATCGGTGCCACCGTCACTGCCTCCGCTCCTCGTTCGCGCAGGAATGAGGCGAGAGCATGGATCGCCACTGGCGGGCAATGCAGCGTCACCATGCCGGTCGAGGTCGGCGCGCCGAACGGCGCGGTGACGCCGAATTTCGCCGTGGCGTCCTCGATCATCTCGGCGGTGAGCTCGGGGAAGCGGGTGCGCACCTCGCGGATCGAGCGGGCGAGCCCCTCGGCGGCGATGCGGTCGAGGATGGCGGCGGCGGCGGTGCGGTTGTCGTCGGTCCAGGTGGCGGTGAGCGAGG is from Blastochloris viridis and encodes:
- a CDS encoding glucosaminidase domain-containing protein; the protein is MTIRRDHSRLREVAAIVAVVLCGATVGPAPLAAAQLPAIKAGPGNQVPACVTPAQLTRFLKTRHHDLDPRLQTIAQHYAQHGRALGLRWDYAFFQMVVETNWLRFFQANGRPGLVSPGQNNFAGIGATGRGQSGEAFADVSTGVLAHLQHVSMYAGEDVDQPVANRTRLVQGWGEIPNWAHRLRRPITFTDLTRKWSPHDRGYSDDIAAVAAQFFENHCTVRYARNDTADAADGTEVDEPAATEAPATAMMAPAVAATVTLSPDPAPTGSVRTSLFRKLMN